A region of Plantactinospora sp. BC1 DNA encodes the following proteins:
- a CDS encoding CDP-alcohol phosphatidyltransferase family protein, whose translation MQSVNISADPVSPPTTADFYRVNRGGGLFSEAISQRIGAALALAAHRTGLPPTALTMANLVLGLAVSVTVVTLAGPVAAGDVPAWAVGLAALLGWQLAYALDCADGQLARVTGQGSPAGARVDILCDVAAQIALVTALSATAVAQRPSAPIWLVAAFAGTWMVNLVTSVMAAGPNAASMVTSTSLPVRLVKLIRDYGAVIFVAGLVLTVVPEWTTWLVAAFTIVNGGFLLASIAFSARASLR comes from the coding sequence ATGCAATCCGTGAACATCTCGGCTGACCCGGTGTCCCCGCCCACCACCGCCGACTTCTACCGGGTCAACCGGGGTGGTGGGCTGTTCAGCGAGGCGATCAGCCAGCGGATCGGTGCCGCCCTGGCCCTGGCCGCGCACCGGACCGGCCTGCCACCCACCGCGCTGACCATGGCCAACCTGGTGCTCGGGCTGGCGGTCTCGGTGACCGTGGTGACCCTGGCCGGGCCGGTCGCCGCCGGGGACGTGCCGGCCTGGGCGGTCGGGCTCGCCGCGCTGCTCGGCTGGCAGCTGGCGTACGCCCTGGACTGCGCCGACGGGCAGCTCGCCCGGGTCACCGGCCAGGGCAGCCCGGCGGGCGCCCGGGTGGACATCCTCTGTGACGTGGCGGCGCAGATCGCGCTGGTCACCGCGCTGTCGGCGACGGCGGTGGCGCAGCGGCCCTCGGCGCCGATCTGGCTGGTCGCGGCCTTCGCCGGCACCTGGATGGTCAACCTGGTGACCTCGGTGATGGCGGCCGGCCCGAACGCGGCCAGCATGGTCACCTCGACCTCGCTGCCGGTACGGCTGGTGAAGCTGATCCGGGACTACGGTGCGGTGATCTTCGTGGCCGGGCTGGTGCTGACCGTCGTGCCGGAGTGGACGACCTGGCTGGTCGCCGCGTTCACGATCGTCAACGGCGGCTTCCTGCTGGCCAGCATCGCCTTCTCCGCCCGCGCCTCACTCCGCTGA
- a CDS encoding iron-containing alcohol dehydrogenase family protein, protein MPLLARTVNTPLVIDVRRGAVADLGALLADRRISAGGEVAVVVGPGQGERIAELCRPGLGNADVFTVTGGTLDAAQELGEHLHRRSYDAVVGIGGGKTIDTAKWAASRYGIPMVTVATSLAHDGIASPTASLDHDGGKGSYGVHIPIAIVVDLDFVENGPDRQTQAGIGDALSNLSAIADWELAHRVRAEPIDGLAVTLARSGAEALLNHPGKITDDAFLTTLAEALILGGIASSICGSSRPASGGCHEISHALDRLNPGTGSHGEQVGLGALFCTFLRGDLERFGQLASCLHRHGLPTTPAELGLTDEEFVAAVHYAPRTRPDRYTILEHLDLPPAAIGERLANYVDAIREHLG, encoded by the coding sequence ATGCCACTACTAGCCCGTACCGTCAACACCCCGCTGGTGATCGACGTGCGCCGCGGCGCGGTCGCGGACCTCGGCGCGCTGCTGGCCGACCGCCGGATCTCGGCCGGCGGCGAGGTGGCGGTGGTGGTCGGCCCCGGGCAGGGCGAGCGGATCGCCGAGCTCTGCCGGCCCGGCCTCGGCAACGCCGACGTCTTCACGGTGACCGGCGGCACCCTGGACGCCGCCCAGGAACTCGGCGAGCACCTGCACCGCCGCTCCTACGACGCGGTGGTCGGGATCGGCGGCGGCAAGACCATCGACACCGCCAAGTGGGCCGCCTCGCGCTACGGCATCCCGATGGTGACCGTGGCGACCAGCCTGGCGCACGACGGGATCGCCTCGCCGACCGCCTCGCTCGACCACGACGGCGGCAAGGGCTCCTACGGGGTGCACATCCCGATCGCCATCGTGGTCGACCTCGACTTCGTGGAGAACGGCCCGGACCGGCAGACCCAGGCCGGCATCGGGGACGCGCTGAGCAACCTCAGCGCGATCGCCGACTGGGAGCTGGCCCATCGGGTACGAGCCGAGCCGATCGACGGGCTCGCCGTCACGCTGGCCCGCTCCGGCGCCGAGGCGCTGCTCAACCACCCCGGAAAGATCACCGACGACGCCTTCCTCACCACCCTGGCCGAGGCGCTGATCCTGGGCGGGATCGCCTCCTCGATCTGCGGGTCGAGCCGGCCGGCCAGCGGCGGCTGCCACGAGATCTCGCACGCGCTGGACCGGCTCAACCCGGGTACCGGCTCGCACGGCGAGCAGGTCGGGCTCGGTGCCCTCTTCTGCACCTTCCTCCGCGGCGACCTGGAGCGGTTCGGCCAGCTCGCCTCCTGCCTGCACCGGCACGGCCTGCCCACCACCCCGGCCGAGCTGGGGTTGACCGACGAGGAGTTCGTGGCCGCCGTCCACTATGCCCCGCGTACCCGGCCGGACCGGTACACGATCCTGGAACACCTCGACCTGCCTCCTGCCGCGATCGGTGAACGGCTGGCAAACTACGTCGATGCAATCCGTGAACATCTCGGCTGA
- a CDS encoding glycosyltransferase — MQVIVAHNRYREAQPSGENTIVDQEIIQLRAAGVTVHPFLRSSDEIAEFSPAAKALLPVSPIYAPKAQQELSRLITEHRPDVLHLHNPYPLLSPWVVRTAHRHGVPVVQTVHNYRQVCSSGLYFRDGKICQDCRGRALGVPAIVHRCYRGSRAQSALMATTLAVHRPTWRSVDRYIALTSGIAAHLRDYGIPADRIVVKPNGIPDPGVPAPLGEGFLFFGRLSPEKGVGLLLDAWRRHPDGALGPLRIAGDGELRPLAEAAAAERADVEFLGPLDRAGVAAALRATAVVLAVPTWHDVLPTVVIEALAAGRPVLGTALGGIPYLVGADDPAGAAGWLVPADPAALAGALPAAREAAAAVAPLARSRYERTFHPDVVTKQLLDVYAGMARR, encoded by the coding sequence GTGCAGGTGATCGTGGCGCACAACCGCTACCGCGAGGCGCAGCCGTCCGGCGAGAACACCATCGTCGACCAGGAGATCATCCAGCTCCGGGCCGCCGGGGTGACCGTCCATCCCTTCCTGCGCAGTTCCGACGAGATCGCGGAGTTCTCCCCGGCCGCCAAGGCGCTGCTGCCGGTCTCGCCGATCTACGCGCCGAAGGCGCAGCAGGAGCTGAGCCGGCTGATCACCGAGCACCGGCCGGACGTACTGCACCTGCACAACCCGTACCCGCTGCTCTCGCCCTGGGTGGTCCGGACCGCGCACCGGCACGGGGTGCCGGTGGTGCAGACGGTGCACAACTACCGGCAGGTCTGCTCCTCCGGGCTCTACTTCCGGGACGGCAAGATCTGCCAGGACTGCCGGGGCCGGGCGCTCGGCGTGCCGGCGATCGTGCACCGCTGCTACCGGGGCTCCCGGGCGCAGAGCGCGCTGATGGCGACCACCCTGGCCGTACACCGGCCGACCTGGCGTTCGGTGGACCGCTACATCGCGCTCACCTCCGGGATCGCCGCGCACCTGCGCGACTACGGCATCCCGGCCGACCGGATCGTGGTCAAGCCGAACGGCATCCCGGACCCCGGCGTGCCGGCCCCGCTCGGCGAGGGCTTCCTCTTCTTCGGCCGGCTCTCCCCGGAGAAGGGGGTCGGGCTGCTGCTCGACGCCTGGCGCCGGCACCCGGACGGCGCGCTCGGGCCGCTGCGGATCGCCGGGGACGGCGAGCTGCGGCCGCTGGCCGAGGCAGCGGCGGCCGAACGCGCCGACGTCGAGTTCCTCGGCCCGCTGGACCGGGCCGGGGTGGCCGCCGCGCTCCGGGCCACCGCCGTGGTGCTGGCCGTACCGACCTGGCACGACGTGCTGCCGACCGTGGTGATCGAGGCGCTGGCCGCGGGCCGCCCGGTGCTGGGTACCGCGCTCGGCGGCATCCCGTACCTGGTCGGCGCGGACGACCCGGCCGGTGCGGCCGGCTGGCTGGTACCGGCCGACCCGGCCGCGCTGGCCGGGGCGCTGCCCGCCGCCCGGGAGGCGGCCGCCGCCGTCGCCCCGCTGGCCCGATCCCGCTACGAGCGGACCTTCCACCCGGACGTGGTCACCAAGCAGCTCTTGGACGTCTACGCCGGGATGGCCCGGCGCTGA